From the genome of Brienomyrus brachyistius isolate T26 chromosome 8, BBRACH_0.4, whole genome shotgun sequence, one region includes:
- the eps8l3a gene encoding epidermal growth factor receptor kinase substrate 8 isoform X5 produces MYWDEFRHDEPRFNDALLQDSKIPLGEPSSQNSIFTRPSGKFIYRQRKEFGEFIQRQPGQFQHRVEHLLICELDGREVCTLDDCVTRLQMMNAKGQVWGQEMTLVIHDNSLQMIDIETKEILESLALGTITDTMAVLGRCVYSSLLLVVVQTSHQGAPTVFLFQCEETGADYVRIDLERVIKQWWASKELQNSMSDRPESPVPKSTMTDKLMEHPITFSGVHTCDPSWSPNRQKDSESFQDIRHPLPQWHQPDYENSYTPPATTSYAQPQPAEREPPLPVRYTETERNVDILNHLLGDLEIFMGRLAAVLPKVAKNNMKNMMKKKKKSKAVKGIPPQEEYISCLHKVKFGFNLLGKLNGLIQNPSAQDFVHSLFSILSFIVPHYPSEVPPTIVAPLLTEQTIRLLSEEATAEEDQLWQSLGDAWNIPSSAWPDEDTAPPYTPEFTDGWQPPSVVNESQATPLKKGPGQQQNAGFRSSAPISAAEGSSQYMRAMYDFTGRNDQELSVLKGDVLQVLDQSKQWWKVRNDKKKEGYVPNNLLEYMEAEPVQNEALVRALSGNMVSCGSHQKVQT; encoded by the exons ATGTACTGGGACGAATTCCGTCACGACGAGCCGAGATTCAATGATGCCTTGCTGCAGGACAG CAAAATTCCCCTGGGGGAGCCATCTTCACAGAATTCCATCTTCACCCGGCCCAGTGGCAAATTCATCTATA GACAGAGGAAGGAGTTTGGGGAGTTCATACAGAGGCAGCCAGGCCAGTTTCAGCATCGAGTGGAG CACCTGCTTATATGCGAGCTGGATGGCAGGGAGGTATGCACTCTGGATGACTGCGTGACCCGTCTGCAGATGATGAATGCCAAGGGCCAGGTCTGGGGGCAAGAGATGACGTTGGTTATCCATGATAACAGCCTGCAGATGATCGATATAGAGACTAAG GAAATACTTGAGTCTTTGGCTCTGGGCACCATTACAGACACAATGGCTGTGTTGGGCCGCTGTGTCTACAGCTCTCTGCTGCTGGTTGTAGTGCAAAcaagccaccagggggcgcccaCTGTCTTCCTGTTCCAATGTGAAGAAACTGGG gcagattACGTCCGGATTGACTTAGAGCGGGTCATCAAGCAGTGGTGGGCAAGCAAGGAACTCCAGAACAGCATGAG tgaccgtccagAATCTCCTGTACCTAAATCCACAATGACTGACAAATTAATGGAACATCCAATCACTTTCAGCGGAGTgcatacatgtgacccaag TTGGTCTCCAAACAGACAGAAAGATTCAGAAAGTTTCCAGGACATAAGACATCCTCTACCACAATGGCACCAGCCAGATTATG AGAACAGTTACACACCCCCTGCCACAACAAGCTATGCTCAGCCCCAGCCAGCAGAACGGGAGCCCCCCCTGCCAGTCAGATACACAGAAACCGAGCGGAACGTG GACATCCTCAACCATCTGCTGGGTGACCTGGAGATCTTCATGGGTCGGCTGGCAGCAGTTCTTCCAAAGGTCGCGAAAAACAACATGAAAAATAtgatgaagaagaagaagaaaagcaAAG CAGTCAAAGGAATACCTCCACAGGAAGAATATATATCCTGTCTACATAAGGTCAAATTCGGATTCAACCTCTTG GGGAAGCTGAATGGGCTGATCCAAAACCCCAGTGCTCAGGACTTCGTCCACTCTCTCTTCTCCATCCTGAGCTTT ATAGTGCCACACTACCCCTCAGAGGTGCCACCCACTATTGTAGCTCCTCTGCTCACCGAGCAGACCATCCGGCTCCTCAGCGAGGAGGCCACTGCTGAGGAGGACCAGCTTTGGCAGTCCCTGGGGGATGCCTGGAACATTCCCAG CTCTGCGTGGCCAGATGAGGATACGGCCCCTCCTTACACCCCAGAGTTTACTGATGGTTGGCAGCCTCCATCAGTAGTCAATGAGAGCCAGGCCACGCCCCTAAAGAAAGGACCCGGCCAACAACAg AACGCCGGCTTCCGTAGCTCAGCACCAATCAG TGCTGCTGAGGGATCTTCCCAATACATGCGTGCAATGTATGACTTCACGGGCAGAAATGACCAGGAGTTGAGTGTCTTGAAGGGCGATGTGTTACAG GTGCTGGACCAGTCCAAGCAGTGGTGGAAAGTACGGAATGATAAGAAAAAGGAGGGTTATGTGCCCAACAACCTACTGGAATACATGGAAGCAGAACCTGTCCAGAACGAAGCCTTGGTCAGAGCCTTGT cAGGAAACATGGTCTCCTGCGGCTCTCACCAAAAGGTCCAAACCTga
- the atp5pb gene encoding ATP synthase F(0) complex subunit B1, mitochondrial, producing MLSRLVFLPASALKSSGSLGAGLVQAGRCLHTSPQTQAPVPPLPEKSGKVRHGIIPEEFFQFLYPKTGVTGPYVLGTGLTLYMLSKEIYIVNHETFAALSVGAVLIYAVKKFGPDIAAFADKLNDEKAAKVQEVKDVAIKSLTQAIDDEKKEQWRVEGRNMLFDAKRNNVAMLLETNYRERMHMVTNEVKKRLDYQIQLQNLHQRLEREHMVDWVEKNVVKSITPQQEKESIAKCIADLKVLAKNTQAKASL from the exons ATGTTATCTAGACTGGTTTTTCTTCCAG CATCTGCCCTGAAAAGCAGCGGGTCTCTCGGGGCAGG CTTGGTCCAGGCCGGCCGCTGCCTCCACACGTCCCCCCAGACCCAAGCCCCCGTGCCGCCTCTGCCTGAGAAGTCGGGGAAGGTCCGGCATGGTATCATCCCCGAGGAGTTTTTCCAGTTTCTGTACCCCAAGACGGGGGTCACAG GACCGTATGTGTTGGGCACCGGCCTGACGCTTTACATGCTGTCCAAGGAGATCTACATCGTCAACCACGAGACCTTCGCCGCCCTCTCTGTCGGTGCCGTCCTCATCTATGCCGTCAAGAAGTTTGGTCCGGACATCGCTGCGTTTGCCGACAAGCTGAACGAT GAAAAAGCAGCCAAGGTGCAGGAGGTGAAAGATGTGGCCATCAAGAGCCTGACCCAAGCCATCGACGACGAGAAGAAGGAGCAGTGGAGAGTGGAGGGGAGGAATATGCTGTTTGACGCAAAGCGG AACAACGTGGCCATGCTGCTGGAGACCAACTACAGGGAGCGAATGCACATGGTGACCAATGAGGTCAAGAAGAGGCTGGACTACCAGATCCAGCTGCAGAACCTGCACCAGCGCCTGGAGCGTGAGCACATGGTGGACTGGGTGGAGAAGAACGTGGTGAAGAGCATTACGCCTCAGCAG GAAAAGGAGAGCATCGCAAAGTGCATCGCAGATCTGAAGGTTTTGGCCAAGAACACACAAGCGAAGGCTTCTCTGTAA
- the eps8l3a gene encoding epidermal growth factor receptor kinase substrate 8 isoform X2 — MYWDEFRHDEPRFNDALLQDSKIPLGEPSSQNSIFTRPSGKFIYRQRKEFGEFIQRQPGQFQHRVEHLLICELDGREVCTLDDCVTRLQMMNAKGQVWGQEMTLVIHDNSLQMIDIETKEILESLALGTITDTMAVLGRCVYSSLLLVVVQTSHQGAPTVFLFQCEETGADYVRIDLERVIKQWWASKELQNSMSDRPESPVPKSTMTDKLMEHPITFSGVHTCDPSWSPNRQKDSESFQDIRHPLPQWHQPDYENSYTPPATTSYAQPQPAEREPPLPVRYTETERNVDILNHLLGDLEIFMGRLAAVLPKVAKNNMKNMMKKKKKSKVKGIPPQEEYISCLHKVKFGFNLLGKLNGLIQNPSAQDFVHSLFSILSFIVPHYPSEVPPTIVAPLLTEQTIRLLSEEATAEEDQLWQSLGDAWNIPSSAWPDEDTAPPYTPEFTDGWQPPSVVNESQATPLKKGPGQQQNAGFRSSAPISAAEGSSQYMRAMYDFTGRNDQELSVLKGDVLQVLDQSKQWWKVRNDKKKEGYVPNNLLEYMEAEPVQNEALQETWSPAALTKRSKPEDVKAWLEGRGFSPVTVRCLSVLNGSLLLGMTWEELKTMCPDEGGRVFSQLQAVKTALV; from the exons ATGTACTGGGACGAATTCCGTCACGACGAGCCGAGATTCAATGATGCCTTGCTGCAGGACAG CAAAATTCCCCTGGGGGAGCCATCTTCACAGAATTCCATCTTCACCCGGCCCAGTGGCAAATTCATCTATA GACAGAGGAAGGAGTTTGGGGAGTTCATACAGAGGCAGCCAGGCCAGTTTCAGCATCGAGTGGAG CACCTGCTTATATGCGAGCTGGATGGCAGGGAGGTATGCACTCTGGATGACTGCGTGACCCGTCTGCAGATGATGAATGCCAAGGGCCAGGTCTGGGGGCAAGAGATGACGTTGGTTATCCATGATAACAGCCTGCAGATGATCGATATAGAGACTAAG GAAATACTTGAGTCTTTGGCTCTGGGCACCATTACAGACACAATGGCTGTGTTGGGCCGCTGTGTCTACAGCTCTCTGCTGCTGGTTGTAGTGCAAAcaagccaccagggggcgcccaCTGTCTTCCTGTTCCAATGTGAAGAAACTGGG gcagattACGTCCGGATTGACTTAGAGCGGGTCATCAAGCAGTGGTGGGCAAGCAAGGAACTCCAGAACAGCATGAG tgaccgtccagAATCTCCTGTACCTAAATCCACAATGACTGACAAATTAATGGAACATCCAATCACTTTCAGCGGAGTgcatacatgtgacccaag TTGGTCTCCAAACAGACAGAAAGATTCAGAAAGTTTCCAGGACATAAGACATCCTCTACCACAATGGCACCAGCCAGATTATG AGAACAGTTACACACCCCCTGCCACAACAAGCTATGCTCAGCCCCAGCCAGCAGAACGGGAGCCCCCCCTGCCAGTCAGATACACAGAAACCGAGCGGAACGTG GACATCCTCAACCATCTGCTGGGTGACCTGGAGATCTTCATGGGTCGGCTGGCAGCAGTTCTTCCAAAGGTCGCGAAAAACAACATGAAAAATAtgatgaagaagaagaagaaaagcaAAG TCAAAGGAATACCTCCACAGGAAGAATATATATCCTGTCTACATAAGGTCAAATTCGGATTCAACCTCTTG GGGAAGCTGAATGGGCTGATCCAAAACCCCAGTGCTCAGGACTTCGTCCACTCTCTCTTCTCCATCCTGAGCTTT ATAGTGCCACACTACCCCTCAGAGGTGCCACCCACTATTGTAGCTCCTCTGCTCACCGAGCAGACCATCCGGCTCCTCAGCGAGGAGGCCACTGCTGAGGAGGACCAGCTTTGGCAGTCCCTGGGGGATGCCTGGAACATTCCCAG CTCTGCGTGGCCAGATGAGGATACGGCCCCTCCTTACACCCCAGAGTTTACTGATGGTTGGCAGCCTCCATCAGTAGTCAATGAGAGCCAGGCCACGCCCCTAAAGAAAGGACCCGGCCAACAACAg AACGCCGGCTTCCGTAGCTCAGCACCAATCAG TGCTGCTGAGGGATCTTCCCAATACATGCGTGCAATGTATGACTTCACGGGCAGAAATGACCAGGAGTTGAGTGTCTTGAAGGGCGATGTGTTACAG GTGCTGGACCAGTCCAAGCAGTGGTGGAAAGTACGGAATGATAAGAAAAAGGAGGGTTATGTGCCCAACAACCTACTGGAATACATGGAAGCAGAACCTGTCCAGAACGAAGCCTTG cAGGAAACATGGTCTCCTGCGGCTCTCACCAAAAGGTCCAAACCTgaggatgtgaaggcctggctggaAGGCAGGGGATTCTCACCAGT AACGGTGCGCTGTCTGAGTGTGCTCAATGGGTCCCTGCTCCTGGGGATGACCTGGGAGGAGCTAAAGACCATGTGTCCTGATGAAGGGGGGCGGGTCTTCTCCCAACTTCAGGCTGTTAAGACTGCCCTGGTG TGA
- the eps8l3a gene encoding epidermal growth factor receptor kinase substrate 8 isoform X3 has protein sequence MYWDEFRHDEPRFNDALLQDSKIPLGEPSSQNSIFTRPSGKFIYRQRKEFGEFIQRQPGQFQHRVEHLLICELDGREVCTLDDCVTRLQMMNAKGQVWGQEMTLVIHDNSLQMIDIETKEILESLALGTITDTMAVLGRCVYSSLLLVVVQTSHQGAPTVFLFQCEETGADYVRIDLERVIKQWWASKELQNSMSDRPESPVPKSTMTDKLMEHPITFSGVHTCDPSWSPNRQKDSESFQDIRHPLPQWHQPDYENSYTPPATTSYAQPQPAEREPPLPVRYTETERNVDILNHLLGDLEIFMGRLAAVLPKVAKNNMKNMMKKKKKSKAVKGIPPQEEYISCLHKVKFGFNLLGKLNGLIQNPSAQDFVHSLFSILSFIVPHYPSEVPPTIVAPLLTEQTIRLLSEEATAEEDQLWQSLGDAWNIPSSAWPDEDTAPPYTPEFTDGWQPPSVVNESQATPLKKGPGQQQNAGFRSSAPISAAEGSSQYMRAMYDFTGRNDQELSVLKGDVLQVLDQSKQWWKVRNDKKKEGYVPNNLLEYMEAEPVQNEALETWSPAALTKRSKPEDVKAWLEGRGFSPVTVRCLSVLNGSLLLGMTWEELKTMCPDEGGRVFSQLQAVKTALV, from the exons ATGTACTGGGACGAATTCCGTCACGACGAGCCGAGATTCAATGATGCCTTGCTGCAGGACAG CAAAATTCCCCTGGGGGAGCCATCTTCACAGAATTCCATCTTCACCCGGCCCAGTGGCAAATTCATCTATA GACAGAGGAAGGAGTTTGGGGAGTTCATACAGAGGCAGCCAGGCCAGTTTCAGCATCGAGTGGAG CACCTGCTTATATGCGAGCTGGATGGCAGGGAGGTATGCACTCTGGATGACTGCGTGACCCGTCTGCAGATGATGAATGCCAAGGGCCAGGTCTGGGGGCAAGAGATGACGTTGGTTATCCATGATAACAGCCTGCAGATGATCGATATAGAGACTAAG GAAATACTTGAGTCTTTGGCTCTGGGCACCATTACAGACACAATGGCTGTGTTGGGCCGCTGTGTCTACAGCTCTCTGCTGCTGGTTGTAGTGCAAAcaagccaccagggggcgcccaCTGTCTTCCTGTTCCAATGTGAAGAAACTGGG gcagattACGTCCGGATTGACTTAGAGCGGGTCATCAAGCAGTGGTGGGCAAGCAAGGAACTCCAGAACAGCATGAG tgaccgtccagAATCTCCTGTACCTAAATCCACAATGACTGACAAATTAATGGAACATCCAATCACTTTCAGCGGAGTgcatacatgtgacccaag TTGGTCTCCAAACAGACAGAAAGATTCAGAAAGTTTCCAGGACATAAGACATCCTCTACCACAATGGCACCAGCCAGATTATG AGAACAGTTACACACCCCCTGCCACAACAAGCTATGCTCAGCCCCAGCCAGCAGAACGGGAGCCCCCCCTGCCAGTCAGATACACAGAAACCGAGCGGAACGTG GACATCCTCAACCATCTGCTGGGTGACCTGGAGATCTTCATGGGTCGGCTGGCAGCAGTTCTTCCAAAGGTCGCGAAAAACAACATGAAAAATAtgatgaagaagaagaagaaaagcaAAG CAGTCAAAGGAATACCTCCACAGGAAGAATATATATCCTGTCTACATAAGGTCAAATTCGGATTCAACCTCTTG GGGAAGCTGAATGGGCTGATCCAAAACCCCAGTGCTCAGGACTTCGTCCACTCTCTCTTCTCCATCCTGAGCTTT ATAGTGCCACACTACCCCTCAGAGGTGCCACCCACTATTGTAGCTCCTCTGCTCACCGAGCAGACCATCCGGCTCCTCAGCGAGGAGGCCACTGCTGAGGAGGACCAGCTTTGGCAGTCCCTGGGGGATGCCTGGAACATTCCCAG CTCTGCGTGGCCAGATGAGGATACGGCCCCTCCTTACACCCCAGAGTTTACTGATGGTTGGCAGCCTCCATCAGTAGTCAATGAGAGCCAGGCCACGCCCCTAAAGAAAGGACCCGGCCAACAACAg AACGCCGGCTTCCGTAGCTCAGCACCAATCAG TGCTGCTGAGGGATCTTCCCAATACATGCGTGCAATGTATGACTTCACGGGCAGAAATGACCAGGAGTTGAGTGTCTTGAAGGGCGATGTGTTACAG GTGCTGGACCAGTCCAAGCAGTGGTGGAAAGTACGGAATGATAAGAAAAAGGAGGGTTATGTGCCCAACAACCTACTGGAATACATGGAAGCAGAACCTGTCCAGAACGAAGCCTTG GAAACATGGTCTCCTGCGGCTCTCACCAAAAGGTCCAAACCTgaggatgtgaaggcctggctggaAGGCAGGGGATTCTCACCAGT AACGGTGCGCTGTCTGAGTGTGCTCAATGGGTCCCTGCTCCTGGGGATGACCTGGGAGGAGCTAAAGACCATGTGTCCTGATGAAGGGGGGCGGGTCTTCTCCCAACTTCAGGCTGTTAAGACTGCCCTGGTG TGA
- the eps8l3a gene encoding epidermal growth factor receptor kinase substrate 8 isoform X4: MMPCCRTAKFPWGSHLHRIPSSPGPVANSSIRKEFGEFIQRQPGQFQHRVEHLLICELDGREVCTLDDCVTRLQMMNAKGQVWGQEMTLVIHDNSLQMIDIETKEILESLALGTITDTMAVLGRCVYSSLLLVVVQTSHQGAPTVFLFQCEETGADYVRIDLERVIKQWWASKELQNSMSDRPESPVPKSTMTDKLMEHPITFSGVHTCDPSWSPNRQKDSESFQDIRHPLPQWHQPDYENSYTPPATTSYAQPQPAEREPPLPVRYTETERNVDILNHLLGDLEIFMGRLAAVLPKVAKNNMKNMMKKKKKSKAVKGIPPQEEYISCLHKVKFGFNLLGKLNGLIQNPSAQDFVHSLFSILSFIVPHYPSEVPPTIVAPLLTEQTIRLLSEEATAEEDQLWQSLGDAWNIPSSAWPDEDTAPPYTPEFTDGWQPPSVVNESQATPLKKGPGQQQNAGFRSSAPISAAEGSSQYMRAMYDFTGRNDQELSVLKGDVLQVLDQSKQWWKVRNDKKKEGYVPNNLLEYMEAEPVQNEALQETWSPAALTKRSKPEDVKAWLEGRGFSPVTVRCLSVLNGSLLLGMTWEELKTMCPDEGGRVFSQLQAVKTALV, translated from the exons ATGATGCCTTGCTGCAGGACAG CAAAATTCCCCTGGGGGAGCCATCTTCACAGAATTCCATCTTCACCCGGCCCAGTGGCAAATTCATCTATA AGGAAGGAGTTTGGGGAGTTCATACAGAGGCAGCCAGGCCAGTTTCAGCATCGAGTGGAG CACCTGCTTATATGCGAGCTGGATGGCAGGGAGGTATGCACTCTGGATGACTGCGTGACCCGTCTGCAGATGATGAATGCCAAGGGCCAGGTCTGGGGGCAAGAGATGACGTTGGTTATCCATGATAACAGCCTGCAGATGATCGATATAGAGACTAAG GAAATACTTGAGTCTTTGGCTCTGGGCACCATTACAGACACAATGGCTGTGTTGGGCCGCTGTGTCTACAGCTCTCTGCTGCTGGTTGTAGTGCAAAcaagccaccagggggcgcccaCTGTCTTCCTGTTCCAATGTGAAGAAACTGGG gcagattACGTCCGGATTGACTTAGAGCGGGTCATCAAGCAGTGGTGGGCAAGCAAGGAACTCCAGAACAGCATGAG tgaccgtccagAATCTCCTGTACCTAAATCCACAATGACTGACAAATTAATGGAACATCCAATCACTTTCAGCGGAGTgcatacatgtgacccaag TTGGTCTCCAAACAGACAGAAAGATTCAGAAAGTTTCCAGGACATAAGACATCCTCTACCACAATGGCACCAGCCAGATTATG AGAACAGTTACACACCCCCTGCCACAACAAGCTATGCTCAGCCCCAGCCAGCAGAACGGGAGCCCCCCCTGCCAGTCAGATACACAGAAACCGAGCGGAACGTG GACATCCTCAACCATCTGCTGGGTGACCTGGAGATCTTCATGGGTCGGCTGGCAGCAGTTCTTCCAAAGGTCGCGAAAAACAACATGAAAAATAtgatgaagaagaagaagaaaagcaAAG CAGTCAAAGGAATACCTCCACAGGAAGAATATATATCCTGTCTACATAAGGTCAAATTCGGATTCAACCTCTTG GGGAAGCTGAATGGGCTGATCCAAAACCCCAGTGCTCAGGACTTCGTCCACTCTCTCTTCTCCATCCTGAGCTTT ATAGTGCCACACTACCCCTCAGAGGTGCCACCCACTATTGTAGCTCCTCTGCTCACCGAGCAGACCATCCGGCTCCTCAGCGAGGAGGCCACTGCTGAGGAGGACCAGCTTTGGCAGTCCCTGGGGGATGCCTGGAACATTCCCAG CTCTGCGTGGCCAGATGAGGATACGGCCCCTCCTTACACCCCAGAGTTTACTGATGGTTGGCAGCCTCCATCAGTAGTCAATGAGAGCCAGGCCACGCCCCTAAAGAAAGGACCCGGCCAACAACAg AACGCCGGCTTCCGTAGCTCAGCACCAATCAG TGCTGCTGAGGGATCTTCCCAATACATGCGTGCAATGTATGACTTCACGGGCAGAAATGACCAGGAGTTGAGTGTCTTGAAGGGCGATGTGTTACAG GTGCTGGACCAGTCCAAGCAGTGGTGGAAAGTACGGAATGATAAGAAAAAGGAGGGTTATGTGCCCAACAACCTACTGGAATACATGGAAGCAGAACCTGTCCAGAACGAAGCCTTG cAGGAAACATGGTCTCCTGCGGCTCTCACCAAAAGGTCCAAACCTgaggatgtgaaggcctggctggaAGGCAGGGGATTCTCACCAGT AACGGTGCGCTGTCTGAGTGTGCTCAATGGGTCCCTGCTCCTGGGGATGACCTGGGAGGAGCTAAAGACCATGTGTCCTGATGAAGGGGGGCGGGTCTTCTCCCAACTTCAGGCTGTTAAGACTGCCCTGGTG TGA
- the eps8l3a gene encoding epidermal growth factor receptor kinase substrate 8 isoform X1: MYWDEFRHDEPRFNDALLQDSKIPLGEPSSQNSIFTRPSGKFIYRQRKEFGEFIQRQPGQFQHRVEHLLICELDGREVCTLDDCVTRLQMMNAKGQVWGQEMTLVIHDNSLQMIDIETKEILESLALGTITDTMAVLGRCVYSSLLLVVVQTSHQGAPTVFLFQCEETGADYVRIDLERVIKQWWASKELQNSMSDRPESPVPKSTMTDKLMEHPITFSGVHTCDPSWSPNRQKDSESFQDIRHPLPQWHQPDYENSYTPPATTSYAQPQPAEREPPLPVRYTETERNVDILNHLLGDLEIFMGRLAAVLPKVAKNNMKNMMKKKKKSKAVKGIPPQEEYISCLHKVKFGFNLLGKLNGLIQNPSAQDFVHSLFSILSFIVPHYPSEVPPTIVAPLLTEQTIRLLSEEATAEEDQLWQSLGDAWNIPSSAWPDEDTAPPYTPEFTDGWQPPSVVNESQATPLKKGPGQQQNAGFRSSAPISAAEGSSQYMRAMYDFTGRNDQELSVLKGDVLQVLDQSKQWWKVRNDKKKEGYVPNNLLEYMEAEPVQNEALQETWSPAALTKRSKPEDVKAWLEGRGFSPVTVRCLSVLNGSLLLGMTWEELKTMCPDEGGRVFSQLQAVKTALV, from the exons ATGTACTGGGACGAATTCCGTCACGACGAGCCGAGATTCAATGATGCCTTGCTGCAGGACAG CAAAATTCCCCTGGGGGAGCCATCTTCACAGAATTCCATCTTCACCCGGCCCAGTGGCAAATTCATCTATA GACAGAGGAAGGAGTTTGGGGAGTTCATACAGAGGCAGCCAGGCCAGTTTCAGCATCGAGTGGAG CACCTGCTTATATGCGAGCTGGATGGCAGGGAGGTATGCACTCTGGATGACTGCGTGACCCGTCTGCAGATGATGAATGCCAAGGGCCAGGTCTGGGGGCAAGAGATGACGTTGGTTATCCATGATAACAGCCTGCAGATGATCGATATAGAGACTAAG GAAATACTTGAGTCTTTGGCTCTGGGCACCATTACAGACACAATGGCTGTGTTGGGCCGCTGTGTCTACAGCTCTCTGCTGCTGGTTGTAGTGCAAAcaagccaccagggggcgcccaCTGTCTTCCTGTTCCAATGTGAAGAAACTGGG gcagattACGTCCGGATTGACTTAGAGCGGGTCATCAAGCAGTGGTGGGCAAGCAAGGAACTCCAGAACAGCATGAG tgaccgtccagAATCTCCTGTACCTAAATCCACAATGACTGACAAATTAATGGAACATCCAATCACTTTCAGCGGAGTgcatacatgtgacccaag TTGGTCTCCAAACAGACAGAAAGATTCAGAAAGTTTCCAGGACATAAGACATCCTCTACCACAATGGCACCAGCCAGATTATG AGAACAGTTACACACCCCCTGCCACAACAAGCTATGCTCAGCCCCAGCCAGCAGAACGGGAGCCCCCCCTGCCAGTCAGATACACAGAAACCGAGCGGAACGTG GACATCCTCAACCATCTGCTGGGTGACCTGGAGATCTTCATGGGTCGGCTGGCAGCAGTTCTTCCAAAGGTCGCGAAAAACAACATGAAAAATAtgatgaagaagaagaagaaaagcaAAG CAGTCAAAGGAATACCTCCACAGGAAGAATATATATCCTGTCTACATAAGGTCAAATTCGGATTCAACCTCTTG GGGAAGCTGAATGGGCTGATCCAAAACCCCAGTGCTCAGGACTTCGTCCACTCTCTCTTCTCCATCCTGAGCTTT ATAGTGCCACACTACCCCTCAGAGGTGCCACCCACTATTGTAGCTCCTCTGCTCACCGAGCAGACCATCCGGCTCCTCAGCGAGGAGGCCACTGCTGAGGAGGACCAGCTTTGGCAGTCCCTGGGGGATGCCTGGAACATTCCCAG CTCTGCGTGGCCAGATGAGGATACGGCCCCTCCTTACACCCCAGAGTTTACTGATGGTTGGCAGCCTCCATCAGTAGTCAATGAGAGCCAGGCCACGCCCCTAAAGAAAGGACCCGGCCAACAACAg AACGCCGGCTTCCGTAGCTCAGCACCAATCAG TGCTGCTGAGGGATCTTCCCAATACATGCGTGCAATGTATGACTTCACGGGCAGAAATGACCAGGAGTTGAGTGTCTTGAAGGGCGATGTGTTACAG GTGCTGGACCAGTCCAAGCAGTGGTGGAAAGTACGGAATGATAAGAAAAAGGAGGGTTATGTGCCCAACAACCTACTGGAATACATGGAAGCAGAACCTGTCCAGAACGAAGCCTTG cAGGAAACATGGTCTCCTGCGGCTCTCACCAAAAGGTCCAAACCTgaggatgtgaaggcctggctggaAGGCAGGGGATTCTCACCAGT AACGGTGCGCTGTCTGAGTGTGCTCAATGGGTCCCTGCTCCTGGGGATGACCTGGGAGGAGCTAAAGACCATGTGTCCTGATGAAGGGGGGCGGGTCTTCTCCCAACTTCAGGCTGTTAAGACTGCCCTGGTG TGA